One segment of Streptomyces sp. YIM 121038 DNA contains the following:
- a CDS encoding HAD family hydrolase: MRYDLVIFDNDGVLVDSEPLSNTILAGYLTELGHPTTYEDSLRDYMGAALHRVHDTVLERSGQRLPEDFDDIFHGKVFAAFERELEPMAGAFEVLEKLTADGVAYCLASSGSHERIRVGHRKTGLDKWFGKERVFSSQDVGRGKPAPDLFLYAAERMGAAPERCVVVEDSPLGVQAARAAGMDVYGFTGMTPAERLTGATRLFGDLRELTTLLTEVDG, translated from the coding sequence ATGCGATACGACCTTGTCATCTTCGACAACGACGGTGTCCTGGTGGACAGCGAACCGCTCTCCAATACGATCCTCGCCGGATATCTGACCGAGCTCGGGCACCCCACCACTTACGAGGACTCCCTGCGCGACTACATGGGCGCCGCGCTCCACCGCGTACACGACACCGTTCTCGAACGGTCGGGGCAGCGGCTGCCGGAGGACTTCGACGACATCTTCCACGGCAAGGTCTTCGCAGCCTTCGAACGGGAACTGGAACCCATGGCCGGGGCCTTCGAAGTGCTGGAGAAGCTGACCGCCGACGGAGTCGCCTACTGTCTCGCCTCCTCCGGGAGCCATGAGCGCATTCGGGTCGGGCACCGGAAGACCGGGCTCGACAAGTGGTTCGGAAAAGAACGCGTCTTCAGCTCGCAGGACGTGGGGCGGGGCAAGCCGGCGCCGGATCTCTTCCTGTACGCCGCCGAACGGATGGGGGCCGCGCCCGAGCGGTGCGTCGTAGTGGAAGACAGCCCTCTCGGGGTACAGGCCGCGAGGGCAGCCGGGATGGACGTCTACGGCTTCACGGGCATGACCCCGGCCGAGCGGCTGACCGGAGCCACCCGGCTCTTCGGGGACCTGAGAGAGCTGACCACCCTTCTCACCGAAGTTGATGGGTGA
- a CDS encoding MFS transporter, translated as MTETLRRGRTSLAFGFLAQGVAFALLVTRIPALQDQYGISDGLLPVFLAAVPILAGAGSVGAERLVRRVRPSRVMRWSQPAVLLALLGAGAGDAMWEIAVALAAFGVAVGALDASMNMLGVSLQRAYGRSIMLGFHAAYSLGGIVGASLAWAGAHWDLSLFVLYLPVVVVLLPAAFLGSRWYVDDVRGHGDEGTEGTPDGQDDGRNAEDRVVVFRTLLPLCLVMAFVYIGDSTVSNWGAKYLQDVLGSSEQLSTVPYNVYMVTALVGRGVGDLGVRRFGAVAVVRAGAVLGAAGFGVVAVAPGAWVGIGGFTLLGLGLCVIVPQTFAAAGRLFPGASDAAVARLNIFNYVGFLVGSPLVGALGDGWNYRGAMVVPLVLVLVILRYARSFAPGPDRYGDGHERARTADVGRGGNGL; from the coding sequence ATGACGGAGACGCTGCGGCGGGGCAGGACCTCGCTCGCGTTCGGCTTCCTGGCGCAGGGCGTCGCGTTCGCGCTCCTGGTGACGCGGATACCGGCGCTGCAGGACCAGTACGGGATATCCGACGGGCTGCTGCCGGTCTTCCTGGCGGCGGTGCCCATCCTGGCCGGTGCGGGAAGCGTGGGGGCCGAGCGGCTGGTGAGGCGGGTGCGGCCCAGCCGGGTGATGCGGTGGTCGCAGCCCGCGGTGCTGCTCGCGCTGCTCGGCGCGGGGGCGGGCGACGCGATGTGGGAGATCGCGGTGGCGCTCGCGGCGTTCGGAGTCGCGGTGGGGGCGCTCGACGCCTCGATGAACATGCTCGGGGTGAGCCTCCAGCGGGCCTACGGGCGCAGCATCATGCTCGGCTTCCACGCCGCGTACAGCCTGGGCGGCATCGTGGGGGCCTCCCTGGCGTGGGCCGGCGCGCACTGGGACCTGTCGCTGTTCGTGCTGTACCTGCCGGTGGTCGTGGTGCTGCTGCCCGCCGCGTTCCTGGGGAGCCGGTGGTACGTCGACGACGTGCGCGGCCACGGGGACGAGGGGACGGAAGGCACTCCGGACGGCCAGGACGATGGCCGGAACGCCGAGGACCGCGTAGTCGTTTTTCGGACGCTGTTGCCGCTGTGCCTGGTGATGGCGTTCGTGTACATCGGGGACTCGACGGTCTCCAACTGGGGCGCCAAGTATCTCCAGGACGTGCTGGGCAGTTCGGAGCAGCTGTCCACGGTCCCGTACAACGTGTACATGGTGACGGCCCTGGTGGGGCGGGGAGTTGGGGACCTGGGCGTGCGGCGCTTCGGGGCGGTGGCCGTGGTGCGGGCCGGAGCGGTGCTGGGCGCGGCCGGGTTCGGTGTGGTGGCTGTGGCTCCCGGGGCGTGGGTGGGGATCGGTGGGTTCACACTGCTGGGGCTCGGGCTGTGCGTGATCGTGCCGCAGACCTTCGCGGCGGCGGGGCGGCTGTTCCCCGGGGCCTCGGACGCGGCCGTCGCGCGGCTCAACATCTTCAACTATGTGGGGTTCCTGGTCGGTTCGCCGCTGGTGGGGGCGCTGGGGGACGGGTGGAACTATCGCGGCGCGATGGTCGTTCCCTTGGTGTTGGTGCTCGTGATCCTGCGGTACGCCCGGTCGTTCGCCCCCGGACCGGACCGATACGGTGACGGACATGAGCGGGCGCGCACAGCTGATGTGGGACGAGGCGGTAACGGGCTATGA